One window of Papaver somniferum cultivar HN1 chromosome 9, ASM357369v1, whole genome shotgun sequence genomic DNA carries:
- the LOC113311789 gene encoding uncharacterized protein LOC113311789, whose protein sequence is MSTPCQGTKRGRATNIMHKFFKTIEAATSSVMFSSPSSARNHEVPVVNCEPEEVEGTRRTVEVEGTRRTDFEEVEGTQRTDGVEGIQRTDFEEVEGTRRTDLEELDTRIVPEVDDSAYVTSLERDPGLRIPIMQHPANKRDEVRRAYLQMGRIRIKLAKYPGTPMGIQDRRFSAKWFNEFHWLEYSKAKDVVFCFYCYLFEKNPPRRPEYTFEGFRNWHNFKNGAKCAFLAHMGSSNSVHFTSCEAGENLKNPQQHISTIIRMQSIEIIRRNRLRFTISVQCAMWFAFQQCPFRGHDESKNSKKRGNFIEMVRFSATLNDKVKEVVLENAPKNSTYTSPAIQKEILNIVSNKIRDNISEEIGDRKYCILVDESKDASDKEQMVLVLRYVDSDGYVQERFFDIQRVKNTCDVTLKKGITDILNRYNLPIQNMRGQGYDGANNMRGSFQDAQQYDINQRLVNGDLETGRGANQIAYTTIEDISTSDPNETCGVGQAQSTLEKMQEFKFVSVLHLVYKIMGYTEILCQGLQKKKQDIVNAVDLVLNTKLLLHKLRSDEDGYRLFIETVCLFCIEHGIDIPDMTAPYMQDHHYHHDIFNAAIDLQIAELVGRFPEDTMELLVLCSCLDPRESFKAFHVENLCTLDEKFYPLDFSRQEVHTLRNELYHYGQDVVKHAGFKNLSTVAELCRRLVETRNAYVYPLVDRMIRLILTLPVSTAIAELYF, encoded by the exons ATGTCTACTCCTTGTCAAGGGACTAAACGTGGAAGAGCTACtaatattatgcataaattttTCAAAACTATTGAAGCAGCAACTAGTAGTGTGATGTTTTCGTCTCCATCATCTGCTAGAAATCATGAAGTTCCAGTTGTAAATTGTGAACCTGAAGAAGTTGAGGGTACTCGAAGAACTGTTGAAGTTGAGGGTACTCGGAGAACTGATTTTGAAGAAGTTGAGGGTACTCAAAGAACTGATGGAGTTGAGGGTATTCAAAGAACTGATTTTGAAGAAGTTGAGGGTACTCGAAGAACTGATCTTGAAGAATTGGATACTCGAATCGTACCTGAAGTTGACGATAGTGCGTATGTTACTTCTTTAGAACGGGATCCTGGATTACGTATACCGATAATGCAGCATCCAGCTAACAAACGTGATGAAGTTCGCCGAGCTTATCTACAAATGGGGCGTATTAGAATAAAACTTGCTAAGTATCCAGGTACTCCAATGGGAATCCAAGACCGTCGATTTTCTGCGAAGTGGTTTAATGAATTTCATTGGTTAGAATATTCTAAAGCTAAAGATGTTGTGTTCTGTTTCTATTGCTATTTATTTGAGAAAAATCCACCAAGAAGACCAGAGTACACTTTTGAAGGATTTAGAAATTGGCATAACTTTAAAAATGGAGCTAAATGTGCATTTTTGGCACACATGGGAAGTAGCAATTCTGTACACTTCACATCTTGTGAAGCGGGTGAGAATTTAAAGAATCCACAACAACATATTTCCACTATTATCCGTATGCAGTCGATAGAGATTATACGGAGAAACAGGTTAAGATTCACAATATCGGTTCAATGTGCCATGTGGTTCGCTTTTCAGCAGTGTCCTTTTAGAGGACACGATGAGTCGAAAAATTCAAAGAAACGTGGTAATTTTATTGAGATGGTTAGATTTTCCGCCACACTCAATGACAAGGTGAAAGAGGTTGTCCTAGAAAATGCTCCCAAAAATTCTACTTATACGTCGCCTGCTATTCAAAAAGAGATTTTGAATATTGTTTCTAACAAAATCAGAGACAATATTAGTGAAGAAATTGGAGATAGGAAATATTGCATACTTGTGGATGAATCTAAAGATGCTTCAGATAAAGAGCAGATGGTGCTAGTTTTGAGGTATGTGGATAGTGATGGGTATGTTCAAGAACGTTTTTTCGATATTCAACGTGTGAAAAACACTTGTGATGTAACTCTAAAAAAAGGTATAACTGATATTCTTAATCGTTATAATCTTCCTATTCAAAACATGCGAGGACAAGGTTATGATGGTGCTAACAATATGCGAG GATCTTTCCAAGATGCTCAACAATATGATATTAACCAAAGGTTGGTTAATGGTGATCTTGAGACAGGTAGAGGGGCTAATCAAATAG CTTATACAACTATTGAAGATATTAGTACAAGTGATCCTAACGAGACATGTGGGGTAGGTCAAGCACAAAGTACTTTAGAAAAAATGCAAGAATTTAAATTTGTTTCTGTATTACATCTAGTATATAAGATAATGGGATACACTGAAATACTATGTCAAggacttcaaaagaaaaaacaagacaTAGTCAATGCCGTGGATTTAGTTTTGAACACTAAGCTTTTACTTCATAAATTAAGATCAGATGAAGATGGTTATCGACTTTTTATCGAAACAGTGTGCCTATTTTGCATTGAACATGGTATCGACATCCCTGATATGACTGCACCTTATATGCAAG ATCATCATTATCACCATGATATTTTTAATGCTGCAATTGATCTTCAGATCGCGGAATTAGTTGGAAGGTTTCCTGAGGATACAATGGAGTTACTTGTTCTTTGTTCATGTTTGGATCCTCGAGAATCTTTCAAAGCATTCCATGTAGAAAATCTTTGTACTTTAGATGAAAAGTTTTATCCTCTCGATTTCAGTCGACAAGAGGTACATACTTTGAGAAATGAATTATACCACTATGGGCAAGATGTAGTCAAGCATGCTGGTTTTAAGAACTTATCAACTGTTGCTGAATTATGTAGACGTCTAGTGGAAACAAGAAACGCATATGTTTATCCTTTAGTTGACAGGATGATTCGTCTTATATTAACTCTTCCTGTTTCTACAGCAATTGCGGAACTGTATTTTTAA
- the LOC113311788 gene encoding F-box protein CPR1-like → MAPGAKSDDTCEYGFGYDYKTDDYKLVRLVIDWDLKCSDVDVNTLGSNTWKNTPSIPYYPYYQGISGVLFNGVLHWIARIFGNDSTVMICFDIVNERFEEVAVPEAPMPYQKEPNWEGNVFSMTVGVLEGYLCLGLHVFNVCVDVWMMEDYGVQKSWIKSFSITQKSITNSTYCALIWSFKNNEILLEVDDKNYRKLRLDFHFTERFTIARTYMVSSVSL, encoded by the coding sequence ATGGCACCAGGAGCAAAAAGCGATGACACATGTGAGtatggatttggttatgattACAAAACTGACGATTACAAATTGGTAAGGCTTGTGATCGACTGGGATTTAAAGTGTTCTGATGTTGATGTCAATACATTAGGATCAAATACATGGAAAAACACTCCAAGCATACCTTACTATCCTTATTACCAAGGAATTTCTGGTGTGCTCTTTAATGGAGTTCTTCACTGGATTGCACGTATCTTTGGAAATGACTCCACTGTGATGATCTGTTTTGATATAGTCAATGAGAGATTTGAGGAGGTAGCAGTTCCAGAAGCACCTATGCCATATCAAAAAGAACCTAATTGGGAAGGAAATGTGTTCAGTATGACTGTGGGAGTATTGGAAGGGTACCTATGTTTAGGTCTTCATGTTTTCAATGTCTGCGTTGATGTATGGATGATGGAAGATTATGGAGTGCAAAAATCTTGGATTAAAAGTTTCTCCATTACCCAGAAAAGTATAACTAATAGCACATATTGTGCGTTAATATGGAGTTTCAAGAACAATGAGATTTTATTGGAGGTTGACGacaaaaattacagaaaactgaggtTGGATTTTCATTTCACTGAAAGGTTTACCATAGCACGGACTTATATGGTTAGTTCAGTTTCTCTTTAA